The following are encoded together in the Proteiniphilum saccharofermentans genome:
- a CDS encoding DUF5131 family protein: MTTNAIEPKSKMWNLWHGCHKLSAGCKHCYVYRGDSKRDVDSSIITKTKNFDLPVQKKRNGEYKIPSGTMVYTCFTSDFFLEDADPWRVEAWEMIRLRNDLKFMMITKRIDRLHESLPEDWGDGYDHVTICCTVENQDRADYRLPIYKTVPIKHKIIICEPLLEHIDLSSYNIGSWVEQVVAGGESGYGARTCNFDWIIDLRNLCAGQNVSFWFKQTGARFVKDGKLYHINRRLQHSQARKAEINFNAIK; the protein is encoded by the coding sequence ATGACCACGAACGCTATCGAACCCAAGTCGAAGATGTGGAACCTGTGGCATGGCTGCCATAAGCTAAGCGCCGGTTGTAAGCATTGCTATGTTTACCGGGGTGATTCAAAACGGGACGTTGACAGTAGTATTATTACCAAAACAAAGAATTTCGATTTACCTGTGCAGAAAAAGCGGAACGGAGAATACAAAATCCCTTCGGGAACGATGGTTTACACTTGTTTCACTTCCGACTTCTTTTTGGAGGATGCCGATCCCTGGCGTGTGGAAGCATGGGAAATGATACGTCTTCGAAATGATTTGAAATTTATGATGATCACCAAGCGTATCGACCGTTTGCATGAATCATTGCCTGAAGATTGGGGCGACGGCTATGATCATGTAACCATTTGTTGTACGGTTGAGAATCAGGACAGGGCGGATTATCGCCTGCCTATCTATAAAACGGTACCCATAAAACACAAAATCATTATTTGTGAACCGCTTTTGGAACACATAGATTTATCCTCATACAATATAGGTTCATGGGTCGAGCAAGTGGTCGCCGGAGGGGAATCGGGATACGGTGCCCGTACCTGTAATTTCGATTGGATCATAGATTTACGCAACCTGTGTGCCGGACAGAATGTTTCGTTCTGGTTCAAACAAACCGGAGCCAGGTTCGTCAAAGACGGAAAACTATACCACATAAACCGTCGTTTACAACACTCGCAGGCTCGCAAGGCGGAAATTAATTTTAATGCGATAAAATGA
- the bla gene encoding subclass B1 metallo-beta-lactamase: MKDATQTIGGIISLFILSTILLGCKEAASKKEVYQSEKLLITQISAHVYEHISYLETESFGKVPCNGMIVCNKNEAVVFDTPTDNESSSELIDWITSTLKCKIKAIIPTHYHIDNLGGLDKFHSQGIPSYAYQKTIQIAKKDGLPVPQQGFDPFLELEVGGERVYVDFLGEGHTCDNVIGYFPLEDIMFGGCLIKEVGAGKGNLAEANPDEWPETVKRVKAKYPGTKIAIPGHGKYGGMELFDYTITLFE, encoded by the coding sequence ATGAAAGATGCAACACAAACAATCGGCGGAATTATATCACTATTTATCTTAAGTACTATCCTCTTAGGATGTAAAGAAGCAGCATCAAAAAAGGAAGTATATCAGTCGGAAAAGTTGTTGATAACCCAAATCTCAGCACATGTTTATGAGCATATATCCTATCTTGAGACCGAAAGTTTCGGGAAAGTCCCATGCAACGGAATGATTGTTTGCAACAAAAACGAAGCTGTTGTTTTTGATACGCCAACCGATAACGAATCTTCCTCTGAACTGATTGATTGGATAACAAGCACGCTAAAATGCAAAATCAAGGCAATTATTCCTACTCATTATCATATCGACAATTTAGGGGGATTGGATAAGTTCCATAGCCAAGGAATACCTTCTTATGCCTATCAGAAAACAATCCAAATAGCAAAAAAGGATGGACTTCCGGTTCCACAACAGGGATTCGATCCATTCCTCGAATTGGAAGTAGGGGGAGAAAGAGTATATGTGGATTTTTTGGGGGAAGGACATACTTGTGATAATGTTATCGGATATTTCCCTCTGGAAGATATTATGTTTGGCGGCTGCCTTATCAAAGAAGTTGGGGCTGGAAAAGGAAACCTTGCGGAAGCGAATCCTGACGAATGGCCTGAAACAGTAAAGCGCGTCAAAGCAAAATATCCGGGCACTAAAATCGCTATCCCCGGACATGGCAAATACGGAGGAATGGAACTGTTCGATTATACAATAACACTGTTCGAATGA
- a CDS encoding zinc ribbon domain-containing protein, with the protein MEEKICQSCGMNMKSAEDFGTNADGTRNEEYCIYCYQNGTFTRDVTMEEMVETNLEYLDHWNKETGNNFTPDEARPMLREFLSILKRWNKE; encoded by the coding sequence ATGGAAGAAAAAATTTGCCAAAGTTGCGGTATGAATATGAAATCCGCAGAAGATTTCGGCACGAATGCCGACGGGACAAGAAATGAAGAGTATTGCATTTACTGCTATCAGAACGGGACTTTTACCCGTGATGTAACCATGGAAGAGATGGTGGAGACGAACCTGGAGTATCTCGATCACTGGAATAAAGAGACGGGAAATAATTTTACACCCGATGAAGCGCGCCCGATGCTTCGAGAGTTTTTATCAATACTAAAACGCTGGAACAAAGAGTAA
- a CDS encoding GNAT family N-acetyltransferase: MKIISVRENPEYKEKAVRFFQQSWVTVSPIMYEDSISHSINAENPLPQWYLLQQEDEIIGCAGLITNDFISRMDLYPWICAVFISEQQRGNNYAELLINKAKDDSKRFGFKKLYLSTVHVGYYEKFGFKYIGQGYHPWNEESRIYQIEL; encoded by the coding sequence ATGAAAATTATATCGGTTCGGGAAAATCCCGAATACAAGGAAAAAGCGGTTCGTTTTTTCCAGCAAAGCTGGGTTACGGTATCGCCGATTATGTATGAAGACAGTATAAGCCACAGTATAAACGCGGAAAATCCTCTGCCACAATGGTATTTGCTGCAACAAGAAGACGAGATTATAGGATGTGCCGGACTAATCACAAACGATTTTATCAGTCGGATGGATTTGTATCCGTGGATTTGCGCAGTGTTTATTTCGGAACAACAAAGAGGAAACAACTATGCGGAACTTCTGATTAACAAAGCAAAAGATGATTCTAAAAGATTCGGATTCAAAAAATTATACTTATCTACCGTTCATGTCGGTTATTATGAGAAATTTGGATTCAAGTATATCGGACAGGGGTATCACCCTTGGAATGAAGAATCAAGGATATATCAGATAGAATTGTAA
- a CDS encoding GNAT family N-acetyltransferase, whose product MYKNYLLREWSLSDKISIAENANNINIWNNVRDYFPYPYTVEDGEQFINMVLSKEPPFTDFAIDVGGKAVGGIGIVLNSDVERISAEIGYWLGECYWNRGIMTNVVKEMVDYAFSHFPIKKLYAPVFDFNRASQRVLEKAGFEREAVLKHAAIKNGKVIDLHYYGLIRI is encoded by the coding sequence ATGTATAAAAACTATCTACTAAGGGAATGGAGTTTATCAGACAAGATATCTATTGCTGAAAATGCCAATAATATAAACATTTGGAACAATGTAAGGGATTATTTTCCTTACCCATATACGGTTGAGGATGGGGAGCAGTTTATCAATATGGTTTTAAGCAAAGAACCACCCTTTACTGATTTTGCGATTGACGTTGGCGGAAAAGCTGTCGGAGGAATTGGAATAGTTTTGAACTCAGATGTAGAACGGATAAGCGCCGAAATCGGCTATTGGTTGGGAGAATGTTACTGGAACAGAGGAATCATGACAAATGTTGTAAAAGAAATGGTTGATTACGCTTTCTCTCATTTTCCGATAAAGAAGTTGTACGCACCTGTTTTCGATTTTAATAGAGCTTCGCAGCGGGTTCTGGAAAAAGCCGGATTTGAAAGGGAAGCTGTTCTGAAACACGCAGCCATTAAAAACGGTAAAGTCATAGATTTGCATTATTACGGATTAATCAGAATATAA
- a CDS encoding DUF6398 domain-containing protein encodes MDTKQIKRKKEEELIELVSNFCQEKLNEEYKQLCIELVQKLGRKRNVPFLTGKMEIWAASVIYTIGNLNFLFDKSFEPYIPSSDIHNYFGTKSSTVGAKSKLIRDMLKLDRIFNNEFATGHMVDSNPLNQFVMIDDMIMPIESLPEEYQQMVREARARGEDISFRTNG; translated from the coding sequence ATGGACACAAAACAAATCAAAAGAAAAAAAGAAGAGGAATTGATCGAGCTGGTCTCTAATTTCTGTCAGGAGAAACTAAATGAGGAATATAAACAACTTTGTATTGAGCTGGTTCAAAAATTAGGGCGTAAGAGAAATGTCCCTTTCTTGACCGGAAAAATGGAGATATGGGCAGCCTCTGTCATATATACGATTGGTAATCTGAACTTCCTTTTCGACAAATCTTTTGAGCCCTATATTCCATCAAGTGATATTCATAATTATTTCGGCACAAAAAGCTCAACAGTAGGAGCCAAGTCTAAATTGATCCGGGATATGCTGAAATTGGACAGAATCTTCAATAATGAATTTGCGACCGGACATATGGTTGATAGTAACCCATTGAATCAGTTTGTCATGATTGATGATATGATTATGCCAATCGAATCGTTGCCGGAAGAATACCAACAGATGGTTAGGGAGGCCCGTGCAAGAGGAGAAGATATTTCTTTCCGGACAAATGGATAA
- a CDS encoding virulence RhuM family protein, which produces MNSNILIYQNKEGSIKIDVRLEDETVWLTQSQMGILFGKDKRTISEHIGNIFKEGELDESSVVRNFRITAADGKKYDTNHYSLDVIISVGYRVKSLQGTQFRIWATQRLKEYIIKGFTMDDERLKQLGGGGYWKELLDRIRDIRSSEKVLYRQVLDLYATSVDYDPKSDVSIQFFKIVQNKLHFAAHGHTAAEVIYERADSDKPFMGLTIFSGDLPTSKDITVAKNYLTADELKILNNLVSGYFDFAEIQAMRRNPMYMSDYVNQLDNILSSTGEKLLTDAGSISHQQAMEKAKAEYRKYQVKTVSPVEQAYLDTIKQLERKANKKKDRKDE; this is translated from the coding sequence ATGAATAGTAATATACTCATATATCAAAACAAAGAAGGCAGCATCAAAATTGATGTCCGGTTAGAAGATGAAACCGTTTGGTTGACACAGTCCCAAATGGGGATATTATTTGGAAAGGACAAGCGGACAATATCAGAGCATATTGGCAATATATTTAAGGAAGGAGAGTTGGATGAGAGTTCAGTTGTCCGGAATTTCCGGATAACTGCGGCGGATGGTAAAAAATACGATACTAACCACTATAGCCTGGATGTTATTATTTCGGTGGGTTACCGGGTTAAATCGCTTCAGGGTACACAATTCCGCATTTGGGCTACCCAACGGCTTAAAGAATATATTATCAAAGGCTTTACGATGGATGATGAACGCCTGAAGCAATTAGGTGGCGGAGGTTATTGGAAAGAACTGCTCGATCGGATCCGGGATATTCGTTCTTCCGAGAAAGTGCTTTATCGCCAGGTGCTCGACCTTTATGCGACAAGTGTGGATTATGATCCAAAATCTGATGTTTCCATCCAATTCTTCAAAATTGTACAAAATAAGCTACACTTCGCGGCCCATGGACATACCGCTGCAGAAGTCATCTACGAACGGGCAGATTCTGACAAACCGTTCATGGGGCTGACTATATTCTCTGGAGATCTTCCCACAAGCAAAGATATAACTGTTGCAAAAAATTACCTGACGGCTGACGAGCTTAAAATATTGAACAATCTTGTTTCCGGGTATTTCGACTTTGCGGAAATTCAAGCTATGCGGCGTAATCCAATGTATATGTCGGACTACGTTAATCAGTTGGATAATATTCTTTCTTCAACCGGAGAAAAGTTATTGACCGATGCCGGTAGCATCAGCCATCAACAAGCGATGGAGAAAGCAAAAGCTGAGTACAGAAAATATCAAGTGAAAACTGTATCTCCTGTTGAGCAAGCCTATCTGGATACGATTAAGCAATTGGAAAGAAAGGCTAACAAGAAAAAAGATAGAAAAGACGAGTAA
- a CDS encoding DUF3320 domain-containing protein: MSERSNLIKVEFVYLPVINFAFQQNRVSVVRAFTIENISGKPLSNIRVELATEPDFAETVPYLLEEIPANHTARIDDLKLKLSTNFFIQLTERIAGNISLTIKLEDEIIFKEDYPIDVLAFDQWSGVSILPEMLSAFVTPNHPAVIPIQRRVADILEKMTGNPALDEYQSRNPNRVKNQMAAVYNAIAEQGIIYSSVPASFEKYGQRIRMVDSVTSQKLGTCLDMALLYASCLEAIGIHPLIVVTRGHAFAGAWLVPDTFPDSVIDDCSFLTKRTAEGVNEIILVETTCMNKGNDATFDQAVKQAHDAVKRIGDFVLALDVKRSRYSGVRPLPQRVLNGEHWQIKESEAPFIEKEIVNPEAINPYDLSNLSTDIQVTKQLMWERKLLDLSLRNNLLNTRITRNTLQLISADLDKFEDALADGSEFRLMPKPTDWDNPLYDFGVYHSLASSDPIIELIKSEMDQKRLRTYLTESELDKSLKHLYRSSRLSIEENGANTLYMALGLLRWYETPSSERPRYAPILLFPVEMIRKSAAKGYIIRSREEDIMLNITLLEMLRQNFGINVPGLEPLPQDESGVNVRLIYSIIRSSIKNLPKWDVEEQAVLGIFSFNKFIMWNDIHNNSDKLLRNKLVQSLVNGKIEFDVDDRVTNASDLDKTLSPADIVLPISADSSQLEAVYEAVNDKTYILHGPPGTGKSQTITNIIANALYRKKRVLFVAEKMAALSVVQSRLEAIGLAPFCLELHSNKAKKTDVLSQLKRTTEIVKHRSPENFDRDAKRLFELRKNLNVYVDALHKQYPFGLSLYRAITNYLHTETDQEVKFPSHLFPGLTEEKLLEWQDMVDLLVSIGNACGHPYDHPLTGINLSRYTSEAKEKASVVLQEAIKVFSDLKKQTTLLSTLTGDTPETKYTRGQFDSAATLFAVLLQIPGLTPALLHEHTPEELFTECREVVVHGKERDRYKKEIRQYFSEDILTIDARSLLNAWNMAANKWYIPRILGQKKVRGQLKLYIDVGTIKHIDIKNTLTNIIQYQQERKLVNDYSSKLHSLFGKFAKPENEQWETILQIINDFSLLDNVVLVFTNDIVKANELKQNIARQLVSGIDTFRKVHEKSFNECSVLLLKLENVLSEMSRVLNVDDTVLMGNDALWLDNALSRLNSWLSHIDKLKDWCQWLTAKERAAGLQIGFVADEYREKNIPTHQLKNSFLKGFYHAAIDYIIAQEPGLELFKGELFNDVISKYKELNDNFAEITRKELYARLAANIPSFTIEATQNSEVGILQRSIRNNARGMSIRNLFDQIPTLLSRMCPCMLMSPISVAQYINPDADKFDLIIFDEASQMPTYEAVGAIARGKNMIIVGDPKQMPPTNFFSVNNVDEDNLDKEDLESILDDTLALSIPSRYLLWHYRSKHESLIAFSNSEYYDNKLLTFPSPDNIESKVRMVHIDGLYDKGRSRQNRNEAEAVVNEIKRRLSDEELRKKSIGVVTFSAVQQNLIEDLLSDLFVFRPDLEAIALECKEPLFIKNLENVQGDERDVILFSVGYGPDAEGRVSMNFGPLNRNGGERRLNVAVSRARYEMIIFSSLRSDQIDLNRTSAIGVKSLKRFLDFAEKGERLNRERQLAMSKDASIEYLVAEKLREIGYEVHTNIGTSGYKIDIAVVDKNNPGNYILGIICDGENYRRTKTTRDREIVQNSVLRMLGWNICRVWTLDWWENPSKVMIMIESAIEKAKKGISEPVIAKKQDGKGLVLAGDEEGLIKNNFADRGVMPEKPNTMAKEPVVMKEASTVMREEPIKTEESDIHDTYVYANLPKVPFPSESFLLPHHEDYILRQIQTVLEAEAPISRSLLCKRVLNSWGISRLGSRIDAYFNELFNKIEHYPKRGHGSFFFWRSEEQMISYDTFRPVSERIAHDLAPDEVANAMRYLLRSQISLPTKDLSRITAQLFGFTRTGNIVDYAMRKGIREAIERGYMKVENGRAIIL; this comes from the coding sequence ATGAGTGAAAGATCTAATTTAATAAAGGTGGAATTCGTCTATCTTCCTGTGATCAATTTCGCGTTTCAGCAGAATCGTGTTTCTGTCGTTCGTGCTTTCACCATTGAAAATATTTCAGGAAAGCCGTTAAGCAATATCCGTGTGGAACTGGCTACCGAACCCGATTTTGCCGAGACAGTACCTTATCTGTTAGAGGAAATTCCTGCCAACCATACAGCCCGGATTGATGACCTGAAACTAAAATTGTCGACCAATTTTTTTATTCAACTCACCGAGCGGATAGCCGGGAATATTTCGTTAACCATTAAACTGGAGGATGAGATTATTTTCAAGGAGGATTATCCTATCGACGTATTGGCTTTTGATCAGTGGAGCGGGGTTTCCATCCTGCCGGAGATGCTGTCTGCTTTTGTCACTCCTAACCACCCTGCTGTTATTCCCATACAGAGAAGGGTGGCTGATATTTTGGAAAAGATGACGGGCAATCCGGCGCTTGACGAATACCAGAGCAGGAATCCCAACCGGGTAAAGAATCAGATGGCGGCTGTCTATAATGCCATTGCGGAACAAGGTATCATATACAGCTCGGTTCCGGCAAGTTTTGAGAAGTATGGACAGCGCATTAGAATGGTAGATAGTGTGACATCGCAGAAACTGGGGACATGCCTGGACATGGCCTTATTGTATGCTTCTTGTCTGGAAGCGATTGGTATCCATCCCTTGATTGTTGTTACCCGGGGACACGCCTTTGCAGGTGCGTGGCTCGTGCCGGACACTTTTCCTGATAGCGTGATTGATGATTGTTCGTTCCTGACAAAAAGAACAGCCGAAGGGGTCAATGAGATTATCTTGGTGGAAACTACCTGTATGAATAAGGGAAATGACGCTACTTTCGACCAGGCGGTAAAGCAGGCACACGATGCTGTCAAACGAATTGGTGATTTTGTTTTGGCTTTGGATGTGAAACGTTCCCGGTATTCGGGAGTACGGCCTCTGCCGCAACGTGTTTTGAATGGTGAGCATTGGCAGATAAAAGAGAGCGAAGCCCCATTTATAGAAAAGGAAATTGTTAATCCGGAAGCGATTAATCCATATGATTTATCCAATCTTTCCACTGATATCCAAGTTACCAAGCAATTGATGTGGGAACGAAAATTATTGGATTTGAGCTTGCGAAATAATCTGTTGAACACCAGAATAACGAGAAATACACTTCAATTAATTTCAGCCGATTTAGATAAATTTGAAGATGCCTTAGCCGATGGGAGTGAGTTCAGGCTCATGCCGAAACCTACAGACTGGGACAATCCGTTATATGATTTTGGAGTCTATCATTCTCTGGCCTCTTCCGATCCAATTATTGAGTTGATCAAATCGGAAATGGATCAGAAGAGATTAAGGACCTACCTGACAGAATCGGAATTGGATAAGTCATTAAAGCATTTGTACCGTTCCTCCAGATTGTCGATTGAAGAAAATGGAGCCAATACACTCTATATGGCGCTCGGGTTACTTCGCTGGTACGAGACTCCCAGTAGTGAACGTCCGCGTTATGCTCCAATATTGTTATTCCCCGTAGAAATGATTCGGAAATCGGCTGCCAAAGGGTATATCATTCGTTCGCGGGAAGAAGATATTATGCTGAACATCACTTTGCTTGAGATGCTCAGGCAAAATTTCGGTATCAATGTGCCTGGTTTGGAACCACTCCCGCAGGATGAAAGTGGCGTGAATGTAAGGCTTATCTATTCTATCATCAGGAGCAGCATCAAAAACCTGCCAAAATGGGATGTGGAAGAACAGGCTGTTCTGGGTATATTCTCGTTCAATAAATTCATTATGTGGAATGATATCCACAATAACTCGGATAAGTTGCTACGGAATAAATTGGTACAGAGCCTGGTCAACGGGAAAATTGAGTTCGATGTGGATGACAGAGTGACCAATGCGTCGGATTTGGATAAAACGTTGAGTCCGGCAGATATTGTACTCCCTATCAGCGCCGATTCATCCCAGTTGGAAGCCGTTTATGAAGCCGTCAATGATAAAACCTATATCTTGCATGGACCTCCCGGGACAGGGAAATCGCAGACCATTACCAATATCATAGCGAACGCCTTATACCGGAAGAAGAGGGTATTGTTCGTTGCAGAAAAAATGGCCGCGTTATCGGTTGTGCAAAGCCGCCTGGAGGCTATCGGGTTGGCTCCTTTCTGTCTGGAACTTCATTCAAATAAAGCGAAGAAGACAGATGTCCTGTCGCAGTTGAAAAGGACGACTGAAATTGTGAAACACCGTTCTCCTGAGAATTTCGACCGGGATGCCAAACGTTTATTCGAACTGCGTAAAAACCTGAATGTATACGTGGATGCATTGCATAAGCAGTATCCGTTTGGGTTATCGTTGTACCGGGCTATCACAAATTATTTACATACAGAGACGGATCAGGAGGTAAAATTTCCTTCACACCTGTTTCCCGGCCTGACAGAAGAGAAACTGCTTGAGTGGCAGGATATGGTCGATTTGCTGGTAAGCATTGGCAATGCTTGCGGACATCCTTATGACCATCCTCTGACCGGCATCAACCTGTCAAGATATACATCTGAAGCAAAAGAGAAAGCTTCTGTTGTCTTACAGGAGGCCATTAAGGTTTTTTCGGATCTGAAAAAGCAAACAACGCTATTAAGTACGCTGACAGGAGATACGCCTGAAACAAAATATACCCGGGGGCAGTTTGACAGCGCGGCAACGCTTTTCGCTGTTTTACTTCAAATACCCGGGTTGACACCTGCTTTATTGCACGAACATACGCCGGAAGAGCTGTTCACGGAATGTAGAGAAGTGGTAGTGCATGGAAAGGAGCGTGACCGATATAAAAAAGAAATCCGACAGTATTTCAGCGAAGATATCCTTACTATCGATGCCAGATCTCTATTGAATGCATGGAATATGGCCGCCAATAAATGGTATATCCCCCGGATTTTGGGACAAAAGAAGGTGCGTGGTCAATTGAAATTATATATTGATGTCGGCACTATTAAACATATCGATATAAAGAACACACTTACAAACATTATCCAATACCAGCAGGAACGGAAATTAGTGAATGACTATTCCTCAAAGTTGCACTCGCTGTTCGGAAAGTTTGCCAAACCGGAAAATGAACAATGGGAAACGATCCTTCAAATAATCAACGATTTCTCTTTATTGGACAATGTTGTGCTTGTTTTTACGAACGATATCGTGAAAGCCAATGAACTGAAGCAAAATATCGCCAGGCAGTTAGTGAGCGGGATAGATACTTTTAGGAAAGTACATGAGAAATCTTTCAATGAATGTAGCGTGTTGTTGTTGAAATTGGAGAATGTATTATCCGAAATGTCGAGGGTATTGAATGTGGACGATACGGTGCTAATGGGCAATGATGCATTGTGGTTAGACAACGCTTTATCCCGGTTAAATAGTTGGCTTTCCCATATCGACAAGCTAAAAGACTGGTGTCAGTGGCTCACTGCAAAAGAGAGGGCGGCCGGACTTCAAATTGGATTTGTCGCTGATGAATACAGGGAGAAGAATATTCCGACGCATCAATTAAAAAACAGTTTTTTGAAAGGATTCTATCATGCGGCTATTGACTATATTATTGCGCAGGAGCCGGGATTGGAACTTTTTAAAGGAGAATTATTCAATGATGTGATTTCAAAGTACAAGGAATTGAACGATAATTTTGCAGAAATCACCAGGAAAGAATTATATGCCAGATTGGCCGCGAATATCCCCTCGTTTACTATTGAGGCTACCCAAAATTCAGAAGTGGGAATATTGCAACGCAGTATCAGGAATAATGCGCGTGGCATGTCCATCCGCAACCTGTTCGATCAGATTCCTACTTTATTATCACGCATGTGTCCTTGCATGCTGATGAGTCCGATCTCGGTCGCGCAATATATCAATCCCGATGCCGACAAGTTTGATCTGATCATTTTCGACGAGGCTTCTCAAATGCCGACGTATGAGGCTGTGGGCGCTATTGCCAGGGGAAAGAACATGATCATTGTAGGTGATCCCAAGCAAATGCCTCCGACAAACTTTTTCTCTGTCAATAACGTGGATGAGGATAATCTGGATAAAGAAGATCTGGAGAGTATCCTGGACGATACTTTGGCGCTTTCTATACCCTCCCGCTATCTGCTGTGGCACTACCGTAGTAAACATGAAAGCCTGATAGCGTTCAGCAATTCGGAGTATTATGATAATAAACTGCTTACTTTTCCTTCTCCTGATAATATCGAATCGAAAGTCCGCATGGTTCATATCGATGGGCTCTATGACAAAGGGAGAAGCCGGCAGAATAGAAATGAGGCCGAAGCCGTAGTCAATGAGATCAAACGTCGTTTGTCCGATGAGGAGTTAAGAAAAAAAAGTATTGGAGTAGTTACCTTTAGTGCAGTGCAACAGAATCTTATTGAAGACCTGTTGTCAGATCTGTTTGTTTTCAGACCCGATTTAGAGGCTATTGCCCTGGAATGCAAAGAGCCCCTGTTCATTAAGAATCTCGAAAATGTACAGGGTGATGAACGCGATGTCATTCTGTTTTCCGTGGGATATGGCCCGGATGCGGAAGGCCGGGTGAGTATGAACTTCGGGCCATTAAACCGTAATGGAGGGGAGAGGCGTCTGAATGTGGCTGTCTCCCGCGCAAGGTATGAAATGATCATTTTCTCATCACTGCGTTCCGATCAGATCGATTTGAATCGCACCTCTGCCATAGGTGTCAAAAGCCTGAAACGTTTTCTCGATTTTGCGGAAAAGGGAGAGCGACTCAATAGGGAGCGACAGTTAGCTATGTCCAAGGATGCTTCAATTGAATATCTTGTTGCTGAAAAATTAAGGGAAATAGGATATGAGGTGCATACAAATATCGGTACTTCCGGCTATAAGATTGATATTGCCGTTGTGGATAAGAATAATCCTGGTAACTATATTTTAGGTATCATTTGTGATGGCGAAAATTATAGACGGACAAAAACCACCAGGGATAGGGAAATTGTGCAGAACAGTGTATTGCGCATGTTGGGATGGAATATATGCCGTGTATGGACGCTCGATTGGTGGGAGAATCCCTCGAAAGTAATGATCATGATTGAGTCTGCCATCGAAAAAGCTAAAAAGGGAATCTCTGAACCGGTCATAGCTAAAAAACAAGATGGAAAAGGATTGGTTCTGGCAGGAGATGAAGAGGGGCTGATCAAAAATAATTTTGCGGATCGGGGAGTGATGCCGGAAAAACCAAATACAATGGCGAAAGAGCCGGTTGTGATGAAAGAAGCGTCAACCGTAATGCGGGAAGAGCCAATAAAAACAGAAGAATCCGATATACATGATACATATGTGTATGCAAATCTTCCAAAAGTGCCATTTCCCTCAGAATCATTTCTTCTTCCTCACCATGAGGACTATATCTTAAGGCAAATCCAAACGGTACTTGAAGCAGAAGCGCCAATAAGCCGTTCTCTGCTGTGTAAGCGTGTGCTTAATTCCTGGGGAATTTCCCGTTTAGGATCACGGATAGATGCCTATTTTAATGAATTGTTCAATAAGATTGAACACTATCCAAAAAGAGGCCACGGATCTTTCTTCTTTTGGAGAAGTGAAGAGCAGATGATTTCATACGATACTTTCAGGCCGGTATCGGAACGTATTGCGCATGATTTGGCGCCTGATGAAGTGGCGAATGCGATGAGATATTTATTGAGATCACAAATCAGCCTCCCGACAAAAGATTTGTCACGTATTACAGCGCAACTTTTCGGTTTTACCAGGACGGGGAATATTGTTGATTATGCTATGCGTAAGGGCATACGTGAAGCAATAGAGCGGGGTTATATGAAAGTGGAAAACGGACGGGCTATTATTTTGTAA
- a CDS encoding type IV toxin-antitoxin system AbiEi family antitoxin domain-containing protein, which translates to MALLSAAALHGATHQQPMEYFVIVQTPASRSIHNKKLKISFFSKNSWEQGDIVKKTTNAGYMNVSSPELTALDLLNYTHKIGLNRATTVLQELAQIMIVSALVKTASRYQSTPVIQRLGYILP; encoded by the coding sequence GTGGCATTATTATCGGCGGCGGCTTTGCATGGTGCAACACATCAGCAGCCAATGGAATATTTTGTGATAGTACAAACCCCTGCGTCGAGAAGTATTCATAATAAAAAGTTGAAAATTTCATTTTTTTCAAAAAATAGTTGGGAACAGGGAGATATTGTGAAAAAAACGACTAATGCAGGGTATATGAATGTTTCTTCACCCGAGTTGACTGCACTTGATTTGTTGAACTATACCCACAAAATCGGATTAAATCGGGCAACTACCGTATTGCAGGAATTAGCGCAGATTATGATAGTATCGGCACTTGTGAAAACAGCATCGCGATATCAAAGTACACCAGTCATTCAGCGATTAGGCTATATCCTGCCTTAG